Proteins encoded together in one Canis aureus isolate CA01 chromosome 21, VMU_Caureus_v.1.0, whole genome shotgun sequence window:
- the VPS37C gene encoding vacuolar protein sorting-associated protein 37C isoform X1, with protein sequence METLKDKTLEELEEMQNDPEAIDRLAQEAPEVQDLQLEREMALATNRSLAERNLEFQGPLEISRSNLSDKYQELRKLVERCQEQKAKLEKFSSALQPETLLDLLQIEGMKIEEESEAMAEKFLEGEVPLETFLENFSSMRMLSHLRRVRVEKLQDVMRRPRASQEPAGDAPSPRPPPPPCPAPPVTPPVAEEPPPPPSVVPPYPLPYSLSPGLPVGPTAQGALPPAPFPVVSQPSYSYSGPLGPPYPSAHPGARGAAGYSWSPQRSTPPRPGYPMAPTAASGPGYPLAGTRAPSPGYPQQAPYLLTGGKPPYPTQPQLLNFPGQPQASGPPQPPYPPGPTPPYGFPPPQGPTWPGY encoded by the exons ATGGAGACCCTGAAAGACAAGACcttggaggagctggaggagatgCAAAATGACCCAGAGGCCATTGACCGGCTGGCCCAGGAGGCCCCCGAG GTCCAGGACCTACAGCTGGAACGGGAGATGGCACTGGCCACCAACCGGAGCCTGGCGGAGCGGAATCTGGAGTTCCAGGGTCCCCTGGAGATCAGCCGCTCAAACCTCTCAGACAAGTACCAGGAGCTCCGCAAGCTCGTGGAGCGGTGCCAGGAGCAGAAGGCCAAGCTGG AGAAATTTTCTTCTGCACTGCAGCCAGAGACCTTGTTAGACCTTCTGCAGATCGAAGGCATGAAGATTGAAGAGGAGTCTGAG GCCATGGCTGAGAAGTTCCTGGAGGGAGAGGTGCCCTTGGAGACGTTTCTGGAAAACTTTTCCTCCATGAGGATGCTGTCCCATCTGCGGAGGGTGCGTGTGGAGAAGCTCCAGGATGTGATGAGGAGGCCCAGAGCTTCCCAGGAGCCAGCTGGTGATGCGCCTTCTCCAcgcccaccacccccaccttgcCCGGCCCCCCCGGTGACACCCCCAGTGGCCGAAGAgccacccccaccaccatcagTAGTGCCTCCCTACCCTTTGCCCTACAGCCTGTCTCCTGGCCTACCTGTGGGCCCTACAGCCCAGGGTGCGCTCCCACCGGCCCCCTTCCCTGTGGTGTCCCAGCCTTCCTATTCCTACAGTGGGCCCTTGGGCCCTCCTTACCCATCAGCCCACCCGGGAGCCCGGGGTGCTGCAGGCTATTCCTGGTCCCCACAGAGGAGCACACCACCCCGGCCAGGCTATCCCATGGCCCCCACTGCTGCCTCTGGCCCCGGGTACCCCTTGGCAGGGACCCGGGCCCCCAGTCCAGGATATCCTCAACAGGCCCCCTACCTCTTGACAGGAGGAAAACCTCCCTACCCAACACAGCCTCAGCTCCTGAACTTCCCAGGCCAGCCCCAGGCCTCAGGGCCCCCTCAGCCCCCTTACCCCCCAGGGCCCACCCCTCCCTATGGCTTTCCACCACCTCAGGGTCCGACCTGGCCGGGGTACTAA
- the VPS37C gene encoding vacuolar protein sorting-associated protein 37C isoform X2: protein MALATNRSLAERNLEFQGPLEISRSNLSDKYQELRKLVERCQEQKAKLEKFSSALQPETLLDLLQIEGMKIEEESEAMAEKFLEGEVPLETFLENFSSMRMLSHLRRVRVEKLQDVMRRPRASQEPAGDAPSPRPPPPPCPAPPVTPPVAEEPPPPPSVVPPYPLPYSLSPGLPVGPTAQGALPPAPFPVVSQPSYSYSGPLGPPYPSAHPGARGAAGYSWSPQRSTPPRPGYPMAPTAASGPGYPLAGTRAPSPGYPQQAPYLLTGGKPPYPTQPQLLNFPGQPQASGPPQPPYPPGPTPPYGFPPPQGPTWPGY from the exons ATGGCACTGGCCACCAACCGGAGCCTGGCGGAGCGGAATCTGGAGTTCCAGGGTCCCCTGGAGATCAGCCGCTCAAACCTCTCAGACAAGTACCAGGAGCTCCGCAAGCTCGTGGAGCGGTGCCAGGAGCAGAAGGCCAAGCTGG AGAAATTTTCTTCTGCACTGCAGCCAGAGACCTTGTTAGACCTTCTGCAGATCGAAGGCATGAAGATTGAAGAGGAGTCTGAG GCCATGGCTGAGAAGTTCCTGGAGGGAGAGGTGCCCTTGGAGACGTTTCTGGAAAACTTTTCCTCCATGAGGATGCTGTCCCATCTGCGGAGGGTGCGTGTGGAGAAGCTCCAGGATGTGATGAGGAGGCCCAGAGCTTCCCAGGAGCCAGCTGGTGATGCGCCTTCTCCAcgcccaccacccccaccttgcCCGGCCCCCCCGGTGACACCCCCAGTGGCCGAAGAgccacccccaccaccatcagTAGTGCCTCCCTACCCTTTGCCCTACAGCCTGTCTCCTGGCCTACCTGTGGGCCCTACAGCCCAGGGTGCGCTCCCACCGGCCCCCTTCCCTGTGGTGTCCCAGCCTTCCTATTCCTACAGTGGGCCCTTGGGCCCTCCTTACCCATCAGCCCACCCGGGAGCCCGGGGTGCTGCAGGCTATTCCTGGTCCCCACAGAGGAGCACACCACCCCGGCCAGGCTATCCCATGGCCCCCACTGCTGCCTCTGGCCCCGGGTACCCCTTGGCAGGGACCCGGGCCCCCAGTCCAGGATATCCTCAACAGGCCCCCTACCTCTTGACAGGAGGAAAACCTCCCTACCCAACACAGCCTCAGCTCCTGAACTTCCCAGGCCAGCCCCAGGCCTCAGGGCCCCCTCAGCCCCCTTACCCCCCAGGGCCCACCCCTCCCTATGGCTTTCCACCACCTCAGGGTCCGACCTGGCCGGGGTACTAA